One window of the Onychostoma macrolepis isolate SWU-2019 chromosome 21, ASM1243209v1, whole genome shotgun sequence genome contains the following:
- the rxraa gene encoding retinoic acid receptor RXR-alpha-A isoform X5, translated as METKPFLSLGFLKPQCSIPPPPQRGRAEACTCFSGMCALHQRRLSTDSSGQVTSSPLSSPTSHRGMHPSLLSPNSLGHSGSLHSPISTLSSPMNGLGSPFSVISSPMGPHSMASPGMGYGPSISPQLNSPMNSVSSSEDIKPPLGINGVMKVPAQPSGTPLSLTKHICAICGDRSSGKHYGVYSCEGCKGFFKRTVRKDLTYTCRDSKDCIIDKRQRNRCQYCRYQKCLAMGMKREVLLHTAVQEERQRAKDRNENEVESTSSVNEDMPVEKILEAELAVEPKTETYIETSVPMPSNSPNDPVTNICQAADKQLFTLVEWAKRIPHFSELPLDDQVILLRAGWNELLIASFSHRSIAVKDGILLATGLHVHRNSAHSAGVGAIFDRVLTELVSKMRDMQMDKTELGCLRAIVLFNPDSKGLSNPSEVEALREKVYASLEAYCKQKYPEQPGRFAKLLLRLPALRSIGLKCLEHLFFFKLIGDTPIDTFLMEMLEAPHQMT; from the exons ACTCCTCGGGACAGGTGACGTCCTCTCCTCTTAGCTCACCCACGTCCCACCGGGGGATGCATCCGTCACTGCTAAGCCCGAATTCATTAGGCCACTCGGGGTCTCTGCACTCCCCCATCAGCACTCTGAGCTCGCCCATGAATGGCCTGGGCTCTCCCTTCTCTGTCATCAGCTCGCCCATGGGGCCACATTCCATGGCGTCACCCGGGATGGGCTACGGCCCCAGCATCAGCCCACAG CTGAATTCGCCCATGAACTCTGTCAGCAGCTCAGAAGATATCAAGCCGCCGCTGGGCATCAACGGTGTGATGAAGGTGCCAGCCCAGCCCTCGGGCACCCCCCTTTCCCTCACCAAACACATCTGTGCCATCTGCGGCGACCGATCCTCAG gcaAACACTATGGTGTGTACAGCTGCGAGGGGTGCAAGGGTTTCTTCAAGAGGACTGTGCGTAAGGACCTCACCTACACTTGTCGAGACAGCAAGGACTGTATTATCGATAAACGCCAGCGCAACCGCTGCCAGTACTGCCGCTATCAGAAGTGTTTGGCCATGGGCATGAAGAGAGAAG TATTATTACATACAGCCGTCCAGGAGGAGCGCCAGCGAGCCAAGGACCGCAACGAGAATGAGGTGGAGTCGACCAGCAGTGTAAACGAAGACATGCCTGTGGAGAAGATCCTGGAAGCGGAGCTTGCTGTGGAGCCCAAGACGGAGACTTACATTGAAACCAGTGTACCGATGCCCTCCAATTCA CCCAATGATCCAGTCACAAACATCTGTCAGGCCGCAGACAAGCAGCTCTTCACTCTAGTGGAATGGGCCAAAAGGATCCCTCATTTTTCAGAGCTCCCGCTGGACGACCAGGTCATTCTTCTACGAGCAG GATGGAATGAGCTCCTCATTGCGTCATTTTCACACCGTTCAATAGCAGTGAAAGATGGGATACTGTTGGCCACAGGATTGCACGTGCACCGGAACAGCGCCCACAGCGCCGGTGTAGGAGCCATATTTGACAG GGTGCTGACAGAGTTGGTGTCAAAGATGAGAGACATGCAGATGGATAAAACAGAGCTAGGGTGCCTTCGAGCCATTGTCCTCTTCAATCCAG ACTCCAAAGGCCTGTCAAACCCAAGTGAGGTGGAGGCGCTGAGAGAGAAGGTCTATGCCTCTCTGGAAGCCTACTGCAAACAGAAGTACCCTGAACAACCTGGAAG GTTTGCTAAGCTGTTGCTGCGGCTCCCTGCCCTGCGTTCCATTGGACTGAAGTGTTTGGAGCATCTGTTCTTCTTCAAGCTCATAGGGGACACGCCCATCGATACCTTCCTCATGGAGATGCTAGAGGCGCCCCACCAAATGACATAA
- the rxraa gene encoding retinoic acid receptor RXR-alpha-A isoform X6 → MDPFCLDIHMGFLKPQCSIPPPPQRGRAEACTCFSGMCALHQRRLSTDSSGQVTSSPLSSPTSHRGMHPSLLSPNSLGHSGSLHSPISTLSSPMNGLGSPFSVISSPMGPHSMASPGMGYGPSISPQLNSPMNSVSSSEDIKPPLGINGVMKVPAQPSGTPLSLTKHICAICGDRSSGKHYGVYSCEGCKGFFKRTVRKDLTYTCRDSKDCIIDKRQRNRCQYCRYQKCLAMGMKREAVQEERQRAKDRNENEVESTSSVNEDMPVEKILEAELAVEPKTETYIETSVPMPSNSPNDPVTNICQAADKQLFTLVEWAKRIPHFSELPLDDQVILLRAGWNELLIASFSHRSIAVKDGILLATGLHVHRNSAHSAGVGAIFDRVLTELVSKMRDMQMDKTELGCLRAIVLFNPDSKGLSNPSEVEALREKVYASLEAYCKQKYPEQPGRFAKLLLRLPALRSIGLKCLEHLFFFKLIGDTPIDTFLMEMLEAPHQMT, encoded by the exons ACTCCTCGGGACAGGTGACGTCCTCTCCTCTTAGCTCACCCACGTCCCACCGGGGGATGCATCCGTCACTGCTAAGCCCGAATTCATTAGGCCACTCGGGGTCTCTGCACTCCCCCATCAGCACTCTGAGCTCGCCCATGAATGGCCTGGGCTCTCCCTTCTCTGTCATCAGCTCGCCCATGGGGCCACATTCCATGGCGTCACCCGGGATGGGCTACGGCCCCAGCATCAGCCCACAG CTGAATTCGCCCATGAACTCTGTCAGCAGCTCAGAAGATATCAAGCCGCCGCTGGGCATCAACGGTGTGATGAAGGTGCCAGCCCAGCCCTCGGGCACCCCCCTTTCCCTCACCAAACACATCTGTGCCATCTGCGGCGACCGATCCTCAG gcaAACACTATGGTGTGTACAGCTGCGAGGGGTGCAAGGGTTTCTTCAAGAGGACTGTGCGTAAGGACCTCACCTACACTTGTCGAGACAGCAAGGACTGTATTATCGATAAACGCCAGCGCAACCGCTGCCAGTACTGCCGCTATCAGAAGTGTTTGGCCATGGGCATGAAGAGAGAAG CCGTCCAGGAGGAGCGCCAGCGAGCCAAGGACCGCAACGAGAATGAGGTGGAGTCGACCAGCAGTGTAAACGAAGACATGCCTGTGGAGAAGATCCTGGAAGCGGAGCTTGCTGTGGAGCCCAAGACGGAGACTTACATTGAAACCAGTGTACCGATGCCCTCCAATTCA CCCAATGATCCAGTCACAAACATCTGTCAGGCCGCAGACAAGCAGCTCTTCACTCTAGTGGAATGGGCCAAAAGGATCCCTCATTTTTCAGAGCTCCCGCTGGACGACCAGGTCATTCTTCTACGAGCAG GATGGAATGAGCTCCTCATTGCGTCATTTTCACACCGTTCAATAGCAGTGAAAGATGGGATACTGTTGGCCACAGGATTGCACGTGCACCGGAACAGCGCCCACAGCGCCGGTGTAGGAGCCATATTTGACAG GGTGCTGACAGAGTTGGTGTCAAAGATGAGAGACATGCAGATGGATAAAACAGAGCTAGGGTGCCTTCGAGCCATTGTCCTCTTCAATCCAG ACTCCAAAGGCCTGTCAAACCCAAGTGAGGTGGAGGCGCTGAGAGAGAAGGTCTATGCCTCTCTGGAAGCCTACTGCAAACAGAAGTACCCTGAACAACCTGGAAG GTTTGCTAAGCTGTTGCTGCGGCTCCCTGCCCTGCGTTCCATTGGACTGAAGTGTTTGGAGCATCTGTTCTTCTTCAAGCTCATAGGGGACACGCCCATCGATACCTTCCTCATGGAGATGCTAGAGGCGCCCCACCAAATGACATAA
- the rxraa gene encoding retinoic acid receptor RXR-alpha-A isoform X8 translates to MHPSLLSPNSLGHSGSLHSPISTLSSPMNGLGSPFSVISSPMGPHSMASPGMGYGPSISPQLNSPMNSVSSSEDIKPPLGINGVMKVPAQPSGTPLSLTKHICAICGDRSSGKHYGVYSCEGCKGFFKRTVRKDLTYTCRDSKDCIIDKRQRNRCQYCRYQKCLAMGMKREVLLHTAVQEERQRAKDRNENEVESTSSVNEDMPVEKILEAELAVEPKTETYIETSVPMPSNSPNDPVTNICQAADKQLFTLVEWAKRIPHFSELPLDDQVILLRAGWNELLIASFSHRSIAVKDGILLATGLHVHRNSAHSAGVGAIFDRVLTELVSKMRDMQMDKTELGCLRAIVLFNPDSKGLSNPSEVEALREKVYASLEAYCKQKYPEQPGRFAKLLLRLPALRSIGLKCLEHLFFFKLIGDTPIDTFLMEMLEAPHQMT, encoded by the exons ATGCATCCGTCACTGCTAAGCCCGAATTCATTAGGCCACTCGGGGTCTCTGCACTCCCCCATCAGCACTCTGAGCTCGCCCATGAATGGCCTGGGCTCTCCCTTCTCTGTCATCAGCTCGCCCATGGGGCCACATTCCATGGCGTCACCCGGGATGGGCTACGGCCCCAGCATCAGCCCACAG CTGAATTCGCCCATGAACTCTGTCAGCAGCTCAGAAGATATCAAGCCGCCGCTGGGCATCAACGGTGTGATGAAGGTGCCAGCCCAGCCCTCGGGCACCCCCCTTTCCCTCACCAAACACATCTGTGCCATCTGCGGCGACCGATCCTCAG gcaAACACTATGGTGTGTACAGCTGCGAGGGGTGCAAGGGTTTCTTCAAGAGGACTGTGCGTAAGGACCTCACCTACACTTGTCGAGACAGCAAGGACTGTATTATCGATAAACGCCAGCGCAACCGCTGCCAGTACTGCCGCTATCAGAAGTGTTTGGCCATGGGCATGAAGAGAGAAG TATTATTACATACAGCCGTCCAGGAGGAGCGCCAGCGAGCCAAGGACCGCAACGAGAATGAGGTGGAGTCGACCAGCAGTGTAAACGAAGACATGCCTGTGGAGAAGATCCTGGAAGCGGAGCTTGCTGTGGAGCCCAAGACGGAGACTTACATTGAAACCAGTGTACCGATGCCCTCCAATTCA CCCAATGATCCAGTCACAAACATCTGTCAGGCCGCAGACAAGCAGCTCTTCACTCTAGTGGAATGGGCCAAAAGGATCCCTCATTTTTCAGAGCTCCCGCTGGACGACCAGGTCATTCTTCTACGAGCAG GATGGAATGAGCTCCTCATTGCGTCATTTTCACACCGTTCAATAGCAGTGAAAGATGGGATACTGTTGGCCACAGGATTGCACGTGCACCGGAACAGCGCCCACAGCGCCGGTGTAGGAGCCATATTTGACAG GGTGCTGACAGAGTTGGTGTCAAAGATGAGAGACATGCAGATGGATAAAACAGAGCTAGGGTGCCTTCGAGCCATTGTCCTCTTCAATCCAG ACTCCAAAGGCCTGTCAAACCCAAGTGAGGTGGAGGCGCTGAGAGAGAAGGTCTATGCCTCTCTGGAAGCCTACTGCAAACAGAAGTACCCTGAACAACCTGGAAG GTTTGCTAAGCTGTTGCTGCGGCTCCCTGCCCTGCGTTCCATTGGACTGAAGTGTTTGGAGCATCTGTTCTTCTTCAAGCTCATAGGGGACACGCCCATCGATACCTTCCTCATGGAGATGCTAGAGGCGCCCCACCAAATGACATAA
- the rxraa gene encoding retinoic acid receptor RXR-alpha-A isoform X7 — translation MCALHQRRLSTDLLIPRTPKCDDPFRWTPYLKYKDSSGQVTSSPLSSPTSHRGMHPSLLSPNSLGHSGSLHSPISTLSSPMNGLGSPFSVISSPMGPHSMASPGMGYGPSISPQLNSPMNSVSSSEDIKPPLGINGVMKVPAQPSGTPLSLTKHICAICGDRSSGKHYGVYSCEGCKGFFKRTVRKDLTYTCRDSKDCIIDKRQRNRCQYCRYQKCLAMGMKREVLLHTAVQEERQRAKDRNENEVESTSSVNEDMPVEKILEAELAVEPKTETYIETSVPMPSNSPNDPVTNICQAADKQLFTLVEWAKRIPHFSELPLDDQVILLRAGWNELLIASFSHRSIAVKDGILLATGLHVHRNSAHSAGVGAIFDRVLTELVSKMRDMQMDKTELGCLRAIVLFNPDSKGLSNPSEVEALREKVYASLEAYCKQKYPEQPGRFAKLLLRLPALRSIGLKCLEHLFFFKLIGDTPIDTFLMEMLEAPHQMT, via the exons ACTCCTCGGGACAGGTGACGTCCTCTCCTCTTAGCTCACCCACGTCCCACCGGGGGATGCATCCGTCACTGCTAAGCCCGAATTCATTAGGCCACTCGGGGTCTCTGCACTCCCCCATCAGCACTCTGAGCTCGCCCATGAATGGCCTGGGCTCTCCCTTCTCTGTCATCAGCTCGCCCATGGGGCCACATTCCATGGCGTCACCCGGGATGGGCTACGGCCCCAGCATCAGCCCACAG CTGAATTCGCCCATGAACTCTGTCAGCAGCTCAGAAGATATCAAGCCGCCGCTGGGCATCAACGGTGTGATGAAGGTGCCAGCCCAGCCCTCGGGCACCCCCCTTTCCCTCACCAAACACATCTGTGCCATCTGCGGCGACCGATCCTCAG gcaAACACTATGGTGTGTACAGCTGCGAGGGGTGCAAGGGTTTCTTCAAGAGGACTGTGCGTAAGGACCTCACCTACACTTGTCGAGACAGCAAGGACTGTATTATCGATAAACGCCAGCGCAACCGCTGCCAGTACTGCCGCTATCAGAAGTGTTTGGCCATGGGCATGAAGAGAGAAG TATTATTACATACAGCCGTCCAGGAGGAGCGCCAGCGAGCCAAGGACCGCAACGAGAATGAGGTGGAGTCGACCAGCAGTGTAAACGAAGACATGCCTGTGGAGAAGATCCTGGAAGCGGAGCTTGCTGTGGAGCCCAAGACGGAGACTTACATTGAAACCAGTGTACCGATGCCCTCCAATTCA CCCAATGATCCAGTCACAAACATCTGTCAGGCCGCAGACAAGCAGCTCTTCACTCTAGTGGAATGGGCCAAAAGGATCCCTCATTTTTCAGAGCTCCCGCTGGACGACCAGGTCATTCTTCTACGAGCAG GATGGAATGAGCTCCTCATTGCGTCATTTTCACACCGTTCAATAGCAGTGAAAGATGGGATACTGTTGGCCACAGGATTGCACGTGCACCGGAACAGCGCCCACAGCGCCGGTGTAGGAGCCATATTTGACAG GGTGCTGACAGAGTTGGTGTCAAAGATGAGAGACATGCAGATGGATAAAACAGAGCTAGGGTGCCTTCGAGCCATTGTCCTCTTCAATCCAG ACTCCAAAGGCCTGTCAAACCCAAGTGAGGTGGAGGCGCTGAGAGAGAAGGTCTATGCCTCTCTGGAAGCCTACTGCAAACAGAAGTACCCTGAACAACCTGGAAG GTTTGCTAAGCTGTTGCTGCGGCTCCCTGCCCTGCGTTCCATTGGACTGAAGTGTTTGGAGCATCTGTTCTTCTTCAAGCTCATAGGGGACACGCCCATCGATACCTTCCTCATGGAGATGCTAGAGGCGCCCCACCAAATGACATAA
- the rxraa gene encoding retinoic acid receptor RXR-alpha-A isoform X4 — MDPFCLDIHMGFLKPQCSIPPPPQRGRAEACTCFSGMCALHQRRLSTDSSGQVTSSPLSSPTSHRGMHPSLLSPNSLGHSGSLHSPISTLSSPMNGLGSPFSVISSPMGPHSMASPGMGYGPSISPQLNSPMNSVSSSEDIKPPLGINGVMKVPAQPSGTPLSLTKHICAICGDRSSGKHYGVYSCEGCKGFFKRTVRKDLTYTCRDSKDCIIDKRQRNRCQYCRYQKCLAMGMKREVLLHTAVQEERQRAKDRNENEVESTSSVNEDMPVEKILEAELAVEPKTETYIETSVPMPSNSPNDPVTNICQAADKQLFTLVEWAKRIPHFSELPLDDQVILLRAGWNELLIASFSHRSIAVKDGILLATGLHVHRNSAHSAGVGAIFDRVLTELVSKMRDMQMDKTELGCLRAIVLFNPDSKGLSNPSEVEALREKVYASLEAYCKQKYPEQPGRFAKLLLRLPALRSIGLKCLEHLFFFKLIGDTPIDTFLMEMLEAPHQMT, encoded by the exons ACTCCTCGGGACAGGTGACGTCCTCTCCTCTTAGCTCACCCACGTCCCACCGGGGGATGCATCCGTCACTGCTAAGCCCGAATTCATTAGGCCACTCGGGGTCTCTGCACTCCCCCATCAGCACTCTGAGCTCGCCCATGAATGGCCTGGGCTCTCCCTTCTCTGTCATCAGCTCGCCCATGGGGCCACATTCCATGGCGTCACCCGGGATGGGCTACGGCCCCAGCATCAGCCCACAG CTGAATTCGCCCATGAACTCTGTCAGCAGCTCAGAAGATATCAAGCCGCCGCTGGGCATCAACGGTGTGATGAAGGTGCCAGCCCAGCCCTCGGGCACCCCCCTTTCCCTCACCAAACACATCTGTGCCATCTGCGGCGACCGATCCTCAG gcaAACACTATGGTGTGTACAGCTGCGAGGGGTGCAAGGGTTTCTTCAAGAGGACTGTGCGTAAGGACCTCACCTACACTTGTCGAGACAGCAAGGACTGTATTATCGATAAACGCCAGCGCAACCGCTGCCAGTACTGCCGCTATCAGAAGTGTTTGGCCATGGGCATGAAGAGAGAAG TATTATTACATACAGCCGTCCAGGAGGAGCGCCAGCGAGCCAAGGACCGCAACGAGAATGAGGTGGAGTCGACCAGCAGTGTAAACGAAGACATGCCTGTGGAGAAGATCCTGGAAGCGGAGCTTGCTGTGGAGCCCAAGACGGAGACTTACATTGAAACCAGTGTACCGATGCCCTCCAATTCA CCCAATGATCCAGTCACAAACATCTGTCAGGCCGCAGACAAGCAGCTCTTCACTCTAGTGGAATGGGCCAAAAGGATCCCTCATTTTTCAGAGCTCCCGCTGGACGACCAGGTCATTCTTCTACGAGCAG GATGGAATGAGCTCCTCATTGCGTCATTTTCACACCGTTCAATAGCAGTGAAAGATGGGATACTGTTGGCCACAGGATTGCACGTGCACCGGAACAGCGCCCACAGCGCCGGTGTAGGAGCCATATTTGACAG GGTGCTGACAGAGTTGGTGTCAAAGATGAGAGACATGCAGATGGATAAAACAGAGCTAGGGTGCCTTCGAGCCATTGTCCTCTTCAATCCAG ACTCCAAAGGCCTGTCAAACCCAAGTGAGGTGGAGGCGCTGAGAGAGAAGGTCTATGCCTCTCTGGAAGCCTACTGCAAACAGAAGTACCCTGAACAACCTGGAAG GTTTGCTAAGCTGTTGCTGCGGCTCCCTGCCCTGCGTTCCATTGGACTGAAGTGTTTGGAGCATCTGTTCTTCTTCAAGCTCATAGGGGACACGCCCATCGATACCTTCCTCATGGAGATGCTAGAGGCGCCCCACCAAATGACATAA